One Thermococcus sp. genomic window carries:
- a CDS encoding DUF835 domain-containing protein yields MMFRGRPRRRGSRVIDYRRLNDVLARNPHRGKILITRRPPFEVKAPNVHHVWVTKVSHPAAVPPSRLHVIEQIVWDRLENNKSDVVLDAVEYLMIENGVEPTLRFVSKIRDMAIMRNSDFYVTVSDGIDSKVLNVLRRIVE; encoded by the coding sequence ATGATGTTTAGGGGGCGGCCCCGAAGGAGGGGGTCACGGGTTATTGATTACCGCCGTCTCAACGATGTCCTCGCCAGAAATCCTCACAGGGGGAAAATACTGATAACCAGGAGACCTCCCTTTGAGGTCAAAGCCCCCAATGTCCACCATGTGTGGGTTACCAAAGTTTCCCATCCGGCGGCAGTTCCCCCCTCCCGACTCCACGTCATCGAGCAGATTGTGTGGGACCGCCTGGAGAACAACAAATCCGACGTCGTTTTGGATGCTGTTGAGTACCTGATGATAGAGAACGGTGTCGAACCCACGCTCCGGTTTGTGAGTAAGATACGGGACATGGCCATCATGCGGAACTCGGACTTTTACGTTACGGTTAGCGACGGCATAGACAGCAAGGTGCTCAACGTCCTGCGCAGAATAGTCGAGTGA
- a CDS encoding ScpA family protein codes for MESRREEEITPVDILLQLVTMGKVDPWNIDIVDLTEKYIERLREMKELDLRVSARAILAASILVRMKSEALLHADEEEEEEHHEERIRVDVEPLAPPLRRVERYYTFDDLLDALMDALEEAEKRKPRRRKKVEIEEEVFVVDDFRVDIEKHVYRLHEIVVNMYRETREPINFWDLVFDPTPKIVARTFLYLLFLSNMGKVDLIQEEPFGEIFVVPVEEA; via the coding sequence ATGGAATCGCGCCGTGAGGAGGAGATAACTCCCGTTGACATTCTCCTCCAGCTCGTCACCATGGGCAAGGTTGACCCCTGGAACATAGACATCGTTGACCTGACCGAGAAGTACATAGAACGGCTGAGGGAGATGAAGGAGCTGGACCTCCGCGTCTCAGCGAGAGCCATCCTGGCGGCATCAATACTTGTCAGGATGAAGAGCGAAGCTTTGCTCCACGCCGACGAGGAGGAAGAGGAGGAACACCACGAGGAGCGCATAAGGGTGGATGTTGAGCCTTTAGCCCCTCCGCTCAGGAGGGTCGAGCGCTACTACACCTTCGACGACCTCCTGGATGCACTCATGGATGCCCTTGAGGAGGCCGAGAAGAGGAAGCCGCGGAGGAGAAAGAAGGTCGAGATAGAGGAGGAGGTATTCGTCGTCGACGACTTCCGCGTTGACATCGAGAAGCACGTGTACAGGCTCCACGAGATAGTCGTTAACATGTACAGGGAAACGAGGGAGCCCATAAACTTCTGGGACTTGGTCTTCGACCCAACGCCGAAGATAGTCGCCAGAACCTTCCTCTACCTCCTGTTCCTCTCCAACATGGGCAAGGTTGACCTCATTCAGGAGGAGCCCTTTGGGGAGATATTCGTTGTACCCGTGGAGGAGGCCTGA
- the mce gene encoding methylmalonyl-CoA epimerase codes for MIKKIDHVGIAVKNLDEAIKVWEGLGLKVEEIEEVPDQKVRTAIIHVGESRIELLEGTSEDSPIAKFIAKRGEGIHHIALGVDNIEEHLEKLKAEGYRLIDEKPRIGAGGAKIAFVHPKAVTGVLLELCEREK; via the coding sequence ATGATAAAGAAGATAGACCACGTTGGTATAGCCGTTAAGAACCTCGACGAGGCCATCAAGGTCTGGGAAGGCCTCGGCCTCAAGGTTGAGGAGATTGAAGAGGTGCCCGACCAGAAGGTAAGGACCGCGATAATCCACGTCGGCGAAAGCAGGATAGAGCTCCTCGAAGGAACCTCCGAGGACTCGCCGATAGCCAAGTTCATCGCCAAGCGCGGTGAGGGCATACACCACATAGCCCTCGGCGTTGATAACATCGAGGAGCACCTTGAGAAGCTCAAGGCTGAGGGATACAGGCTCATTGATGAGAAGCCCCGCATCGGTGCCGGTGGTGCGAAGATAGCGTTCGTTCACCCAAAGGCGGTAACGGGTGTGCTTCTCGAACTCTGTGAAAGGGAAAAGTGA
- a CDS encoding M55 family metallopeptidase — MRAFISLDLEGLPYIVSRQHLFVKGALYPEARKIATEIVKVTAEALHENGFDEIIVADSHGPMVNILPEEMPEYVELVRGFPRPLSMVAFAKGSDAALFLGYHAKAGTDRATFDHTYSGASVDRLEINGVEVSEFLLNAYLLGSWGIPAILVGGDKRLIETDVKAFTPWVVGVPFKESPSRYAAKSPGMGRIKTMLRDGVAEAVERLRRGEAKPLVTRKHVHVKVRFLRSDMADTAELLPFVRRVDGKTVEFEARNLEEAYKVFELLTLAAAGVNAIVTR; from the coding sequence ATGCGTGCGTTCATATCCCTCGACCTTGAGGGCCTGCCGTACATAGTCAGCCGGCAGCACCTGTTCGTCAAGGGCGCCCTGTACCCGGAGGCAAGGAAGATAGCGACGGAGATAGTGAAGGTCACGGCCGAGGCGCTGCACGAAAACGGTTTTGACGAGATCATCGTAGCCGACAGCCACGGGCCGATGGTCAACATCCTTCCGGAGGAGATGCCCGAGTACGTCGAGCTGGTCAGGGGCTTTCCGAGACCGCTCAGCATGGTGGCCTTTGCAAAGGGGAGCGACGCAGCGCTCTTCCTCGGATACCACGCCAAGGCAGGAACGGACAGAGCGACCTTCGACCACACGTACAGCGGGGCGAGCGTGGACAGGCTTGAAATCAACGGCGTCGAGGTGAGCGAGTTTCTGCTCAACGCCTACCTCCTGGGGAGCTGGGGAATTCCCGCGATTCTTGTCGGTGGCGATAAGAGATTGATAGAAACGGACGTCAAAGCCTTCACCCCCTGGGTCGTCGGCGTCCCCTTCAAAGAGTCCCCCTCGCGCTACGCCGCCAAGAGCCCAGGGATGGGCAGGATAAAAACGATGCTGAGGGACGGCGTTGCCGAGGCCGTCGAAAGGCTGAGGAGGGGAGAGGCAAAGCCGCTCGTGACGAGGAAACACGTTCACGTTAAGGTCCGCTTCCTCAGAAGCGACATGGCGGACACGGCTGAACTGCTGCCTTTCGTGAGGCGCGTGGATGGAAAAACCGTAGAGTTCGAGGCCAGAAACCTTGAGGAAGCCTACAAGGTTTTCGAGCTGCTCACCTTAGCTGCAGCGGGAGTGAACGCCATAGTCACAAGGTAA
- a CDS encoding geranylgeranylglyceryl/heptaprenylglyceryl phosphate synthase: MKLELGRVESYIHEKLRREKLHFVLIDPDDVTPDVAGEIARMSEEAGADAIMIGGSTGAEGDVLDGVVKAIKESSGLPTILFPGSHGGISRHADAIFFMSLLNSTNPFFITGSQALGAFTVKRYGIEPIPMAYLIVEPGETVGWVGDAKPIPRHKPKIAAAYALAGQYLGMRLVYLEAGSGAREPVPPEMISLVRKVIDVPLIVGGGIRTGEQARKAIEAGADIIVTGTAIEKAGSLEKAREKLEELNKGIKG, from the coding sequence ATGAAGCTTGAACTGGGAAGGGTCGAGTCGTACATCCATGAAAAGCTCAGAAGGGAAAAACTCCACTTTGTTCTCATTGACCCAGACGACGTTACCCCCGACGTTGCCGGAGAGATAGCCAGGATGAGTGAGGAAGCCGGCGCGGATGCGATAATGATAGGCGGCTCGACGGGGGCTGAGGGAGACGTTCTGGACGGTGTTGTGAAAGCCATAAAAGAGAGCTCAGGCCTTCCCACAATACTCTTTCCCGGCTCCCACGGGGGAATAAGCAGGCACGCGGATGCCATATTCTTCATGAGCCTGCTCAATTCAACCAACCCGTTCTTCATAACCGGTTCCCAGGCACTGGGGGCGTTCACAGTTAAGCGCTACGGCATAGAGCCCATACCTATGGCGTATCTGATTGTCGAACCGGGAGAAACGGTGGGGTGGGTAGGTGACGCCAAGCCAATCCCAAGACACAAGCCGAAGATTGCAGCGGCCTACGCCCTGGCCGGCCAGTACCTCGGGATGCGTCTCGTCTACCTGGAGGCGGGAAGCGGGGCGAGGGAGCCCGTTCCGCCCGAGATGATTTCCCTCGTCAGGAAGGTTATAGACGTTCCCCTCATAGTCGGGGGCGGCATAAGAACCGGGGAGCAGGCGAGAAAAGCGATCGAGGCCGGGGCGGATATAATAGTCACCGGGACGGCTATTGAGAAGGCGGGTTCGCTTGAGAAGGCCAGAGAAAAGCTGGAAGAGCTCAATAAGGGGATAAAGGGTTAG
- a CDS encoding DEAD/DEAH box helicase — translation MYLRRDLIEPRVYQEVIYARCKDTNCLVVLPTGLGKTLIAMLIADYRLSKYGGRVLMLAPTKPLALQHAESFRRLFDLPPERINVLTGELSPKQRAELWERSTIVTATPQTVENDILTGKISLEDVVLLVFDEAHRAVGNYSYVFIAREYLRTARHPLVLGLTASPGSDEERIREIIRNLGIEHIEIRTESSPDVRPYVQRMSFEWVKVELPGIYKEVRKLLREMLKESLKPLAQFKLVSTYSPDISKREVLQAGSKINQEVARGNYELGRLRMYQAKAVKLQHAIELLETQGLTALRAYLKKLREDKRTKSSRQLMEDPRMRKVIYLLVQAKELGLDHPKMESMLKLVKGQLKKKPNSKIIVFTNYRDTGRKIVEVLRGEGITAERFIGQASRSNDRGMSQREQKEALERFSRGEFNVLVATSVGEEGLDVPEVDLVVFYEPVPSAIRSIQRRGRTGRHRPGRVVILMAKGTRDEAYYWSSKRKEKGMFDAIRKLARELEKAHPGRGKIRERTAERVEMPSKGRVTSLDEFLKPKEKPGKVEKKVEKTEKPAPPGEGVYEKLPIKPVFVRKPKGIVVYVDSRELRSGVPKHLKELGAEIEVRTLDVADYVVSEEVGIERKSANDFIQSIIDGRLFDQVERLRKAYEKSVIIIEGELYGIRNVHPNAIRGAIAAVTIDWSVPILFSSGTEETAQFIYLLAKREQEERKKEVRLRSEKKALTLAERQRLIVEGLPYVSSTLAKRLLRHFGNVERVFTATEEELQEVEGIGKKKAREIRKVITAPYVEDEDKA, via the coding sequence ATGTACCTTCGCCGCGATCTAATCGAGCCCCGCGTTTATCAGGAGGTAATCTACGCCCGCTGTAAGGACACCAACTGCCTCGTCGTCCTGCCAACGGGCCTTGGAAAGACGCTTATAGCCATGCTTATAGCCGATTACAGGCTCTCAAAGTACGGCGGCAGGGTTCTCATGCTTGCCCCTACGAAGCCCCTTGCGCTCCAGCACGCCGAGAGCTTTAGGCGGCTCTTCGACCTTCCCCCGGAGAGAATCAACGTCCTCACGGGCGAGCTCTCACCCAAACAAAGGGCCGAGCTGTGGGAAAGAAGCACGATAGTAACCGCCACGCCCCAAACCGTTGAAAACGACATCCTTACGGGGAAAATCTCCCTGGAGGACGTTGTCCTTCTCGTTTTTGACGAGGCCCATAGGGCGGTTGGCAACTACTCCTACGTATTCATCGCCAGGGAGTACCTAAGAACTGCCAGGCACCCGCTCGTCCTCGGCCTCACTGCATCCCCGGGAAGCGACGAGGAGAGGATACGGGAGATAATCAGGAACCTCGGGATAGAGCACATCGAGATAAGGACCGAGAGCTCTCCCGACGTCAGGCCATACGTGCAGAGAATGAGCTTTGAGTGGGTGAAGGTCGAACTCCCCGGCATCTACAAGGAGGTGCGGAAACTTTTGAGGGAGATGCTCAAGGAGAGCCTCAAACCCCTCGCTCAGTTCAAGCTTGTCTCCACTTACTCGCCGGATATATCGAAGAGGGAGGTTCTCCAGGCCGGTTCAAAGATAAACCAGGAGGTCGCGAGGGGCAACTACGAGCTCGGCCGGCTCAGGATGTACCAGGCGAAGGCCGTGAAGCTCCAGCACGCGATAGAGCTGCTCGAAACCCAGGGGCTAACCGCGCTGAGGGCCTACCTCAAGAAGCTCCGCGAGGACAAGAGGACGAAGTCGAGCAGGCAGCTAATGGAAGACCCCCGCATGAGGAAGGTTATATACCTCCTCGTCCAGGCGAAGGAGCTTGGCCTCGACCACCCGAAGATGGAGAGCATGCTAAAGCTGGTTAAGGGACAGCTGAAGAAAAAGCCGAACTCAAAAATTATAGTCTTCACGAACTACCGGGACACCGGGAGGAAAATCGTTGAGGTTCTCCGAGGGGAGGGAATAACGGCCGAGCGCTTCATCGGTCAGGCGAGCAGGAGCAACGACAGGGGCATGAGCCAGAGGGAGCAGAAGGAAGCCCTTGAGAGGTTCTCGCGCGGCGAGTTCAACGTTTTGGTCGCGACGAGCGTGGGTGAGGAAGGTCTCGACGTGCCCGAGGTCGACCTCGTCGTATTTTACGAGCCGGTGCCCTCCGCAATAAGGAGCATCCAGAGGCGCGGACGAACCGGGAGGCACAGGCCGGGAAGGGTCGTCATCCTGATGGCCAAAGGAACCCGCGATGAGGCCTACTACTGGAGCTCAAAGCGTAAGGAGAAGGGGATGTTTGATGCCATAAGAAAGCTCGCCCGGGAGCTTGAGAAGGCTCATCCGGGGAGGGGTAAAATAAGAGAAAGGACAGCGGAGCGTGTTGAGATGCCCTCAAAGGGAAGGGTAACGTCCCTCGATGAGTTCCTGAAACCGAAGGAAAAGCCCGGGAAGGTTGAGAAGAAGGTGGAAAAGACCGAAAAGCCCGCGCCTCCCGGAGAGGGGGTCTACGAAAAGCTCCCGATAAAGCCGGTCTTCGTGAGGAAGCCCAAGGGTATAGTCGTTTACGTCGACAGTCGCGAGCTCAGGAGCGGCGTTCCAAAGCACCTGAAGGAGCTGGGGGCGGAGATCGAGGTCAGAACCCTCGATGTTGCCGACTACGTTGTGAGCGAGGAGGTCGGGATAGAGAGGAAGAGCGCCAACGACTTCATACAGTCCATCATCGACGGCAGGCTCTTCGACCAGGTGGAGCGATTAAGGAAAGCCTACGAAAAGTCGGTGATAATCATAGAGGGCGAGCTTTACGGCATAAGGAACGTTCACCCAAACGCTATCAGGGGAGCAATAGCGGCGGTGACCATCGACTGGAGCGTACCGATACTGTTCTCGTCTGGAACGGAAGAGACCGCCCAGTTCATTTACCTCTTGGCGAAGCGCGAGCAGGAGGAGAGGAAGAAGGAAGTTCGCCTCAGGAGCGAGAAGAAGGCTTTGACCCTCGCCGAGAGACAGAGGCTCATCGTTGAGGGCCTCCCCTACGTCTCGTCCACACTCGCGAAGAGGCTCCTCCGGCACTTCGGAAACGTTGAGCGCGTTTTCACCGCCACGGAGGAGGAGCTCCAGGAAGTTGAGGGGATAGGCAAAAAGAAGGCGAGGGAGATAAGAAAGGTGATAACGGCACCCTACGTTGAGGACGAGGACAAAGCTTAA
- a CDS encoding DUF123 domain-containing protein: protein MKGAYFLVIHLPDEMEIATKGRRFVLRRGYYVYVGSAMNSLEKRVARHFKKDKKLHWHIDFLLRDAELLRAYMIPSGERLEEKLSVEVSRHGEAVEGFGASDVKVETNLYRFEEEPDAILVGILENLRLKWKRVKSGKEAIEFGGKNEA, encoded by the coding sequence ATGAAGGGTGCGTACTTCCTCGTTATCCATCTTCCTGATGAGATGGAGATAGCCACAAAGGGCAGGAGGTTCGTTTTAAGGAGGGGCTACTACGTCTACGTCGGCTCCGCCATGAACTCCCTTGAGAAACGGGTTGCCAGGCACTTCAAAAAAGACAAAAAGCTCCACTGGCACATAGACTTCCTCCTTAGGGATGCAGAACTCCTGAGGGCTTACATGATTCCCAGCGGAGAGAGGCTTGAGGAGAAGCTCTCCGTCGAGGTCTCTAGGCACGGAGAGGCCGTGGAAGGTTTCGGTGCCAGTGACGTTAAGGTGGAGACGAACCTCTACAGATTCGAGGAAGAACCGGACGCGATCCTAGTCGGAATACTCGAAAATCTCCGCCTGAAATGGAAAAGGGTTAAAAGCGGGAAGGAAGCTATAGAATTCGGTGGGAAAAATGAAGCTTGA
- a CDS encoding DUF2095 family protein, with the protein MDEKKKKRPIDEFAWQEYDRDEFEERFPALAKELEEEGVPIDAYRTSEKKAIAEEDEMRDFSGYNPTIIDFLRRCETDDEALEIINWMEERGEITHEMAKELRITLVQKGVRAFGSKKEWGWYERHRKRE; encoded by the coding sequence ATGGACGAAAAGAAAAAGAAGCGCCCCATTGACGAGTTTGCCTGGCAGGAGTACGACAGGGACGAGTTCGAGGAGCGCTTTCCGGCTCTGGCAAAGGAGCTTGAGGAAGAGGGCGTCCCGATAGACGCGTACAGGACGAGCGAGAAAAAGGCGATTGCAGAGGAGGATGAGATGCGGGACTTCTCTGGCTACAACCCAACGATCATAGACTTCCTCAGGAGATGCGAAACGGACGACGAGGCACTTGAGATAATCAACTGGATGGAGGAGCGCGGTGAGATAACCCACGAGATGGCCAAGGAGCTCCGTATAACCCTCGTCCAGAAGGGTGTGAGGGCTTTTGGTTCCAAAAAGGAGTGGGGATGGTACGAGAGGCACAGAAAAAGGGAATGA
- a CDS encoding HEPN domain-containing protein has protein sequence MFDREEFERWLSQAEYTLRSAENDLNSKFYSWACFKAQQAAEYAVKALLFGMGVMAYGHSIKKLLDILSKEIEVPEELFDNARMLDRHYIPPRYPDAYIEGAPYEYYGEKDALEALTSAREVIAFVRRMADEAK, from the coding sequence ATGTTTGACAGAGAAGAGTTCGAGCGGTGGCTGTCTCAGGCTGAATATACCCTCAGAAGTGCCGAGAATGACTTGAATTCCAAATTTTATTCATGGGCCTGCTTTAAGGCCCAGCAGGCGGCAGAGTACGCCGTCAAGGCTTTGCTCTTTGGGATGGGGGTCATGGCTTACGGCCATTCAATAAAGAAACTGCTCGACATACTATCCAAAGAGATCGAGGTTCCAGAGGAGCTTTTTGACAATGCCAGGATGCTGGACAGGCATTATATCCCCCCACGATACCCTGACGCATACATAGAAGGTGCTCCCTACGAGTACTACGGGGAGAAGGATGCCCTTGAGGCCCTCACCTCTGCACGCGAGGTCATCGCTTTTGTGAGGAGGATGGCGGATGAGGCCAAGTGA
- the smc gene encoding chromosome segregation protein SMC, translating into MPYIEKIEMKGFKSYGNRKVVVPLSKGFTAIVGANGSGKSNIGDAVLFVLGGLSAKAMRATRISDLIFAGTKTEAPAKYAEVAMYFNNEDRGFPVDEDEVVIKRRVYPDGRSTYWLNGKRTSRSDILDVLSAAMISPEGYNLVLQGDITKFIKMSPTERRMLIDEISGIAEYDAKKEKALKELKQAEENLARVDLLIREVKSQLDKLEKERNDALRYLDLKERVEKAKVTLLLAEIRKLKSLIEENTLRDKEIEAEIAAIEERLKDIAKEIVAKEKELNAIEKELEEKSDDGILEVTRKISEVQSKIEMARKNIELAKKEIEDSQHRLAKTKEELKKVSEEIEKSKNAIQRWTKRRERLKAEIKEKEVVKNELVIKLGEIDRDFAIAKQDFDKVVDELEEAKKELYMKESDIRKFEEEIERLKAKIAQDSARRTALKSKISEAKKSLEAKRSELGEIEGKMSKGEARLRKAEKELEEKTKALRRVEGELSKAREELIKAEAQREVRGNRAVEFLKNQNIPGLYGPLGELITVADKDYALAVEVALGGNYDNVVVEDDRVAEKAIRLLKERKLGRLTFLPLNKIKPRSMREKPSLGIPAMDVVQYDPRFKNAVAYALGDTLIVNDMDEARTVGIGKVRMVTLGGELLERSGAITGGHYRPRGKLGVNVDEIRKRVEKLEREKEALESSVNALRIEVKGLQNELFELRMKKSDLSKDLQVVQREMERLLSEDRALKESIEESEKLIEVLEKRIHGTKGDMAKLRGRIERLEKKKERLKKALENPEARELNQRIREVEHEISKLREELGKVESKLENLEIRINEELLPRKADLEEEIEGLVNRINALKANITENEKAIKEFEKELEELRKAEESVKDELKELRERRERVKNEIIDLRSEKDELNSKLQELRIEANTLKIKLAQYEATLKEKQDELKHHDARLIRSIKEVPLELEALREQIEKMEEEIRSLEPVNMKAIEDFEVVERRYLELKSKREQVVAEKESIEEFIEEIEGQKRNVFMQTLSEIAKNFSELFAKLSPGGSARLILENPEDPFAGGLEIEAKPAGKDVKRIEAMSGGEKALTALAFVFAIQRYKPAPFYLFDEIDAHLDDANVKRVADLIKEASQNSQFIVITLRDVMMANADKIIGVSMRNGVSRVVALSLEKAMKILEEARKRSEAEHKEMFGHLSG; encoded by the coding sequence ATGCCGTACATCGAGAAGATTGAAATGAAAGGTTTCAAATCCTACGGTAACCGAAAGGTAGTTGTCCCGCTTTCTAAGGGGTTTACAGCGATCGTTGGTGCCAACGGTTCTGGAAAGAGCAACATTGGTGACGCCGTTCTCTTCGTTCTCGGTGGACTGTCTGCCAAAGCCATGCGTGCCACCAGGATAAGCGATTTGATCTTCGCGGGCACAAAAACGGAGGCACCGGCAAAGTACGCTGAGGTTGCGATGTACTTCAACAATGAGGACAGGGGCTTTCCCGTCGATGAAGACGAGGTCGTGATAAAGCGCCGCGTTTATCCCGACGGGAGGAGCACGTACTGGCTCAACGGCAAGAGAACCAGCAGGAGCGACATCCTCGATGTCCTCAGCGCGGCCATGATTTCGCCCGAGGGCTACAACCTCGTTCTCCAGGGCGACATCACCAAGTTCATCAAGATGAGCCCCACCGAGAGGAGGATGCTCATAGACGAAATCTCTGGAATAGCGGAGTACGACGCGAAGAAGGAGAAAGCTTTAAAGGAGCTCAAGCAGGCGGAGGAAAACCTCGCGCGTGTTGATCTGCTCATCAGGGAAGTTAAGTCCCAGCTCGACAAGCTCGAAAAGGAGCGCAACGACGCTTTGAGGTACCTCGACCTTAAGGAGCGTGTTGAAAAGGCCAAAGTAACGCTTCTCCTGGCCGAGATAAGGAAGCTGAAGTCCCTGATCGAGGAGAACACCCTCCGCGACAAGGAGATAGAGGCGGAGATAGCGGCCATAGAGGAACGCCTCAAGGACATAGCCAAGGAGATAGTCGCCAAGGAGAAGGAACTCAACGCCATCGAGAAGGAGCTTGAGGAGAAGAGCGATGACGGCATCCTTGAGGTTACCCGGAAGATCAGCGAGGTTCAGTCGAAGATCGAGATGGCAAGGAAGAACATCGAGCTGGCTAAGAAGGAGATAGAGGACAGCCAGCACAGGCTCGCCAAGACCAAGGAGGAGCTGAAGAAGGTCTCGGAGGAGATAGAAAAGAGCAAAAACGCCATCCAGCGCTGGACAAAGAGGCGCGAGAGGCTCAAGGCAGAGATCAAGGAGAAGGAGGTTGTTAAGAACGAGCTGGTCATCAAGCTCGGGGAGATAGACAGGGACTTTGCGATAGCCAAGCAGGACTTCGACAAGGTCGTCGATGAGCTTGAAGAGGCCAAGAAGGAGCTCTACATGAAGGAGAGCGATATCAGGAAGTTCGAGGAAGAGATAGAGCGCCTTAAGGCCAAGATCGCTCAGGATAGCGCCAGGAGAACGGCGCTCAAGTCCAAAATCAGTGAGGCCAAAAAGTCCCTTGAGGCCAAGCGCTCCGAGCTCGGAGAGATAGAGGGGAAGATGTCCAAGGGCGAGGCCAGGCTTAGAAAAGCCGAGAAGGAGCTTGAGGAGAAGACCAAAGCCCTCAGAAGGGTCGAGGGAGAGCTCTCCAAGGCCAGGGAGGAGCTCATCAAGGCCGAGGCTCAGAGAGAGGTCCGCGGAAATCGTGCGGTCGAGTTCCTCAAGAACCAGAACATCCCGGGCCTCTACGGGCCCCTCGGGGAGCTGATAACCGTCGCGGACAAGGACTACGCTTTGGCGGTGGAGGTCGCCCTCGGCGGGAACTACGACAACGTCGTGGTGGAGGACGACCGGGTCGCCGAAAAGGCCATCAGGCTCCTCAAGGAGAGAAAGCTCGGAAGGCTCACATTCCTCCCGCTCAACAAGATAAAGCCCCGTTCGATGCGCGAGAAGCCCTCCCTTGGAATCCCTGCGATGGACGTCGTCCAGTACGACCCGCGCTTTAAGAACGCCGTCGCCTACGCCCTCGGGGATACGCTCATCGTGAACGATATGGACGAGGCAAGGACCGTTGGAATCGGGAAGGTTCGCATGGTGACCCTCGGCGGTGAGCTCCTTGAGAGGAGCGGAGCGATAACCGGCGGCCACTACAGGCCAAGGGGCAAGCTCGGGGTAAACGTCGATGAGATAAGGAAGAGGGTCGAGAAGCTCGAACGCGAGAAAGAGGCTCTGGAGTCTTCAGTCAACGCGCTCAGGATCGAGGTTAAGGGCCTTCAGAACGAGCTCTTCGAGCTTCGCATGAAGAAGAGCGACCTGAGCAAGGACCTGCAGGTCGTTCAGAGGGAGATGGAGCGTCTCCTCTCTGAGGACAGAGCCCTCAAGGAGTCCATTGAGGAGAGTGAGAAGCTCATTGAGGTGCTTGAGAAGAGGATTCACGGGACAAAGGGGGACATGGCGAAGCTCAGGGGAAGGATAGAGCGGCTTGAGAAGAAGAAGGAGCGGCTTAAGAAGGCCCTGGAGAACCCGGAGGCGAGGGAGCTGAACCAGCGCATAAGGGAAGTTGAGCACGAGATAAGCAAGCTCAGGGAGGAGCTGGGCAAGGTCGAGAGCAAGCTTGAAAACCTTGAGATAAGGATAAACGAGGAGCTCCTTCCGAGGAAGGCCGACCTTGAGGAGGAGATAGAGGGACTCGTGAACAGGATAAACGCACTCAAGGCCAACATCACCGAGAACGAGAAGGCCATTAAGGAGTTCGAGAAGGAACTTGAGGAGCTTAGAAAGGCCGAGGAGAGCGTTAAGGACGAGCTCAAAGAGCTCCGCGAGAGGCGTGAGAGGGTCAAGAACGAAATAATCGACCTCCGCTCGGAGAAGGACGAACTCAACTCCAAGCTCCAGGAGCTTCGCATAGAGGCCAACACCCTCAAGATAAAGCTCGCCCAGTACGAGGCGACGCTGAAGGAGAAGCAGGACGAGCTCAAGCACCACGATGCCAGGCTCATCAGGTCAATAAAGGAAGTCCCGCTGGAGCTTGAGGCCCTGAGGGAGCAGATAGAAAAGATGGAGGAGGAGATACGCTCCCTTGAGCCCGTCAACATGAAGGCCATCGAGGACTTCGAGGTGGTCGAGAGACGTTACCTTGAGCTGAAGAGCAAGCGCGAGCAGGTGGTTGCTGAGAAGGAGAGCATCGAGGAGTTCATCGAGGAGATAGAGGGACAGAAGAGGAACGTCTTTATGCAGACCCTCAGCGAGATAGCCAAGAACTTCTCGGAGCTCTTCGCCAAGCTCTCTCCGGGAGGAAGCGCCAGGCTCATCCTTGAGAACCCTGAGGATCCGTTCGCGGGCGGCCTTGAGATAGAGGCGAAGCCCGCAGGAAAGGACGTCAAGAGGATAGAGGCAATGAGCGGCGGTGAGAAGGCCTTAACTGCCCTCGCCTTCGTCTTCGCGATACAGCGCTACAAGCCCGCGCCGTTCTACCTCTTCGACGAGATCGATGCACACCTCGACGACGCCAACGTCAAGCGCGTCGCTGACCTCATCAAGGAGGCCTCCCAGAACAGCCAGTTCATCGTGATAACCCTGAGGGACGTCATGATGGCCAACGCGGACAAGATCATCGGCGTCAGCATGAGGAACGGTGTGTCCAGGGTGGTAGCGCTCAGCCTTGAGAAGGCTATGAAGATCCTCGAAGAGGCCAGGAAGAGGAGCGAGGCGGAGCATAAAGAGATGTTCGGTCACCTGAGCGGGTGA
- a CDS encoding nucleotidyltransferase domain-containing protein — translation MRPSELPYWGDIQKYVEAIKASLRPKLILLYGSLARGTFGLGSDVDILVIAENLPKNPNERLKLLYDLDRTHAPIDAKAYTPEEVKRMLLKGHPLIMDALEDGEVLYADEDYLRKLMAMFKMAKKKFRRFERGWIRIER, via the coding sequence ATGAGGCCAAGTGAACTGCCGTACTGGGGAGACATCCAGAAGTACGTGGAAGCCATCAAAGCATCACTTCGGCCAAAATTAATATTGCTGTACGGTTCACTGGCAAGGGGAACCTTCGGGCTGGGGAGTGACGTTGATATCCTCGTGATAGCCGAAAACCTCCCCAAAAACCCAAACGAACGCTTAAAGCTTCTCTACGACCTCGATAGAACCCATGCTCCAATCGATGCCAAAGCATACACTCCGGAGGAAGTTAAGAGGATGCTTCTCAAGGGACATCCCCTAATAATGGACGCTCTGGAAGATGGGGAGGTTCTCTACGCCGATGAAGATTATCTCAGAAAGCTTATGGCGATGTTCAAGATGGCCAAGAAAAAATTCCGCCGTTTTGAGAGGGGCTGGATTAGGATTGAGAGGTGA